One window of the Chryseobacterium sp. CY350 genome contains the following:
- a CDS encoding cysteine hydrolase family protein, with translation MSKQALIIIDIQNEYFENGNLTLVNPVEASLNAGKVLEHFRAKKLPIAHIQHLSADPEALPIFVEGTPGAEIHENVKPLNGEQIFQKYYPNSFRETGLGEYLKENGVTEVIITGMMTHMCVDATTRAAFDFGYKCTVIGDACASKDLEINGKTVKADDVHHAFLAALEFFYGEIKTTDEFLNAVS, from the coding sequence ATGAGCAAACAAGCATTAATTATCATCGATATCCAGAATGAATATTTTGAAAACGGAAATCTCACATTGGTCAATCCTGTTGAGGCAAGTCTGAATGCTGGTAAAGTTCTTGAGCATTTTCGTGCAAAAAAGTTGCCTATTGCACACATTCAGCATCTATCGGCTGATCCCGAAGCATTGCCGATTTTTGTAGAGGGAACGCCTGGAGCTGAAATCCACGAAAATGTAAAACCCTTAAATGGAGAGCAAATCTTTCAAAAGTATTATCCAAACAGTTTTAGAGAAACTGGGCTAGGTGAATATTTGAAAGAAAACGGCGTGACAGAAGTAATTATCACAGGGATGATGACCCATATGTGTGTTGATGCTACTACTAGAGCAGCATTTGACTTTGGTTACAAGTGTACCGTTATCGGTGATGCCTGCGCATCAAAAGATTTGGAAATCAACGGAAAGACGGTAAAGGCCGATGATGTACATCACGCTTTTTTAGCAGCATTGGAATTTTTCTACGGCGAAATAAAAACTACGGACGAGTTTTTAAATGCTGTTTCTTAA
- a CDS encoding LLM class flavin-dependent oxidoreductase: MKNTTADKNKKTAFSPLLKQGNAPVPLSILDVSTTGKGHSAIEAIETSIKLAKYADQRGFGRYWVAEHHGMPAVSTSSPAVLLSRLIGETQNIRLGSGGMMLPNFPPLVVAEQFGMLQAMAPGRIDLGIGRAPGTNGLTASALRRGHIGAEDFPEQLEELLHFLEDDFPAGNKYKEKVFAVPGPGQDKENGIERSFDAPSVWLLGSSGYSAQLAGKLGLPFAFAAQLAPENLSIAFDLYRKNFRPSEILDHPYTIASFSVFAADSEEEARIQTHSFSHSMLRMMKGESYVIPSPEELKNYNYSEYESYVLDSWNQKMIQGTADQVVAGLNEFQKISGADELMIANLGYSPEGILHSAALIADAYNMPNIY, translated from the coding sequence ATGAAAAATACAACAGCTGATAAAAATAAAAAAACTGCTTTTTCTCCACTGTTAAAACAAGGAAATGCACCTGTACCCCTATCAATTCTTGACGTGTCTACTACAGGAAAAGGTCATTCTGCTATAGAAGCCATAGAAACGAGTATTAAGTTGGCAAAATATGCAGACCAGCGTGGATTTGGTCGTTATTGGGTAGCAGAGCATCATGGAATGCCAGCCGTTTCTACTTCGTCGCCCGCTGTATTGCTGTCCAGACTTATCGGAGAAACTCAGAATATACGGTTGGGATCTGGCGGGATGATGTTACCTAACTTTCCTCCATTGGTCGTTGCTGAACAATTCGGGATGCTTCAGGCGATGGCTCCCGGACGTATAGATCTTGGAATTGGACGTGCTCCCGGAACCAATGGGCTTACAGCGTCAGCACTTCGCCGTGGTCATATAGGTGCTGAAGATTTTCCTGAGCAATTAGAGGAATTACTGCATTTTCTTGAAGACGATTTTCCGGCAGGAAATAAGTACAAAGAAAAAGTTTTTGCTGTTCCGGGACCCGGACAGGATAAAGAAAACGGTATTGAAAGATCTTTTGACGCGCCATCTGTATGGCTTTTGGGATCATCGGGATACTCAGCTCAGTTGGCGGGTAAATTAGGTTTGCCTTTTGCATTTGCGGCACAGCTGGCTCCGGAGAATTTATCAATTGCTTTTGATCTATACAGGAAGAATTTCAGACCTTCAGAAATTCTGGATCATCCTTATACTATCGCATCATTTTCAGTATTTGCGGCGGACAGTGAAGAAGAAGCAAGAATCCAGACGCATTCTTTTTCGCATAGTATGCTTCGGATGATGAAAGGTGAATCGTACGTCATCCCTTCACCTGAAGAATTAAAAAATTACAACTATTCTGAATATGAAAGCTATGTGTTGGACAGCTGGAATCAAAAAATGATTCAGGGAACTGCCGATCAGGTCGTCGCCGGACTTAATGAGTTTCAAAAGATATCGGGAGCTGATGAACTGATGATCGCTAATTTGGGATATTCGCCGGAAGGTATTTTACATTCTGCTGCATTGATAGCAGATGCTTACAATATGCCTAATATTTATTAG